From Laspinema palackyanum D2c:
AATAGAAGCTTATAAAAGCTGGCAAAATTTAGTTGATTATGTGACTAATGTCCTCGATAATCTGGGAAAAGAATATGGAATTAATTTTGCATGACTGCTTACCTTCGCCAATTTAATGGTCACTGGCCTCATGGGAATGTTGGTGGATACAGCCGAGACTGGATAAGCGTTTGAAAATCTGACCCAATAAAACTGGGTCAGGTTTTTCCTTAAGTAGTTTTAAGGTTTCTTCTGCATAACGGTAACCGCGAAATTGACTTTTGAGATCTAGAACACTGCACAGAGGCCCCGAATGGATAACCTTTAACAGATAATGGGATAAATTCACCATAAAAAATGACAGATTAGCCGCATTAGTCACCCCAGTCTCCTTAATATTCATAAAGTCTTCTAATCCCCAAAATTGTTTGGCATCTCTAAAGTTAAATTCTATTTGGAATCGCAGGCGATAATAGTCAATTATTTTCTCCCAACTTAATTCCAAATCACTAGAAAATAAAATGACATGGCTTTGGCTTGAAGTCTGAAGGTTAGTTTTGACTATAATCACGACCTTCAAAGATTGGGCAAATTCTTTATGAATCAGAGTGGCTTGATAAATCTGAGTGGTGATTTTGTTTTTGTCCGTTGTTGTCTTTTTCAAATACTGCGCGGGAATTTGACCAATTTGCAGCCTAGGCCCATACTTGGTTTTAGTTTTTTCTTCTGGATCAGACTTTTCATAAGGAAAATAAAGGGCGGAGTCTTGGCGCAATTTAAAAATTAAATGAAGGCCCAATTGACGAGCCATTTGTAAAGCATTATTATTGCCAAAATGCCCATCCAGCAATAAATACGTCAAAGGCAAGAATTTATTTATCTGTCCCAACAGTCAGGCAATTGATGCCTTGATTCGCCATAACTCTGGAGTGAAAACTACTTGAGTTTTGTCTTTATTTTTGCTTCCTGGCGGTCGGCCTCCTTTGTTCTTTTTGACTAGAGAGCTATCCTCGGTTTATTGACGGCTTGCTTTATTTAGGGGGCATAACTTAGAATTTTTAGTTAATTTTTTCTCCTAGAATTTAGCCTGTTTTTTTGCTAATGCTGACGCCTTTTCTTCGGGAGTTTTTATGGTTTGTTCGATGTGAATGGGATAGGATTTTCTTTGTTGAACGCTAACTAAAGATAAAGCAAAAAAAGATAAACCTGCCACGGGCTTTCCATATAAGCTAGAAAAAAATCGGTCAAGACCGTGAGTTTCTTTTCCAGCTTTGGTGACAATCACTTCATCGCCAGCGAGCAAATAAGCGTCATCTTTGTTGAACAAATGCTCCTGAAAAAATACCCATAACATTCTGGCCCACGGTAAAACCTTGTAAAAGAATCGTTGTACCGTGCGATAACTGCCCCCCACTGGGGTCCAACGAGAAATCCCCAACATGGTCACTCGGCCCTCCATTGCCAGTATGGCTTTGGCAATCCGGCTCAATTGACGGACACTCGTGGTCCCTATGACTGGACTGAGGCATTGTAAAAGTGGTAAGATGTCTTTCTTATGCTAATGTAGATGTCATTTGTGGTTGTGGTAAACAACAAGTGTACTACGTTGGCCCTCCCTTTTTTGCTTTTTTGGCGAAGGTATTGTTTTTAAGCATTGTGATGATCGCGATTTTGGCCGTCATCGGCGGCGCGACAGGTTGGAAAGACATTGAAACTTACGCCGAGAGCCATGAGGTGTGGCTGAGTACCCTATTGCGGCTACCCCGTGGAGTACCCCATGCTGACAGGTACCGTCGTGTATTTCAGCAACTAGCCCCCGAAGCCCTAGAGCGATGCTTTTTAGGCTGGGTGCAGCAGATAGTTGAGGCCAGCGGTGCCCCGGTGATTCCGATTGACGGTAAGACCATTAAAGGCTCATAAGACCGCAACCACAAGCAATCCACCCTCCACGTCGTCAGCGCTTGGGCCAGCGAGCATCGTTTATTGTTGGGCCAGGTGAAGGTGGCGTCCAAGAGCAATGAGATCACCGCGATTCCCGCATTGCTCGAACTCCTGGATATCAGCGGTTGCATCATTACCCTGGATGCAATGGGAACTCAGACGCAGATTGCCCGCGAGATCGTCGGCCATTGGGCCGATTACGTCTTTTGTTTGAAGGCGAATCACCCTACCCTGTGGGCCCAGGTCACGGCTTGGTTTGAGCAGGCTCAGGCCCAGCACTTTGCAGGTAATGAGTACAGTTATGAACAGCTTGTGGAATCGGGTCATCATCGGCGCGAACATCGGCAGGTGTGGGCTGTGCCGGTTGTCTTGATGGGAGGTCTGCACCAAATCGAGCAATGGGCAGTTTTTAAAACCATCGTAATGGTGAAGCGGGTACGATACCTCTGGAACAAGACCACCCCAGAGGTGATGTTTTATCTCTCGTCACTGCCTTGTGATGCGGCATTGATTGGTCGGGCGATCCGTACCCACTGGAGTATCGAAAATCAACTCCACGCTTGTACTAGATGTCACCTGGTGCGAGGATAAGTCCCGCATTCGACGGGGCCACGGGGGCGAGAACATGGCTCTTTATTTTTCTTGCGCTTACCCTGTACAAATTAACCTTCTCAAGAATGCCCCTTTAAAGCAGCATTGAGAAGGTTAATCTGGGTTGTAATTATAGGAATTATGCCAGTATATATAGACTTATCGTCCTGGCCATGACTTTTCTAGAGTAAGCTTAGGAGGCTTGAGTTTCTTTGCGACGTCGGGAGAAAGCCATCGCACCCGCTACAAGTCCTAAACCAAGTAAGGTGGCGGGTTCAGGCACAGATACTTGAGCTACTCTAGCGGACACGATAAAGTCATCGTAGTCGTGATCCCCGGCCAGACCGTTATCTTCAAAGAACAACTGGAGACCCGAGAACAAATCACCTTCAAACAAGACGCGATCGCTTGCCTTGACAGTTCTGCCATTGAGAAGCGGATCGTAGTTATTGTCGCCTATGGTGACCGGCTTATTCCAATTCGGGTCATTTAACGGGTTATTGAGCGCACTGGTGGAGTAAACCGTATTAGCTAGATCTCCACGAGTACGACTTTGTGTTGCCTTGTAGCTGTTCAGAACCAAAGAGTATTCTTTACCTGCCTTGAAGGTGAAACTCGCAAAGGGATTTACAACTGCCAGACCCGAACCTGCTGTTCCTTTACTGTCATTCTCCAACCCACTTCCGATATTGGCATTGAGAGTTTCAGAAATCAGAAGCGTTTCTAATCCAGTAGATAGATCTTTAACCCCGAAGTCACCGAACCACCACCCGTGGGATTGAGCAAAGTTAAAGTCAATAGTCGTATCGGTATCGAACAGGATGCCGCTGTTTCCAAATGTAAGAGCGTCGGCAGGTGCTACAGAGGCTAGGCTGAAGAAAGTGGTTGCTGCTGCTACAGATAGAATGTGTCGTTGGAAGTTCATTGTTTTTGCCCTCAGTTATTTTTAGTTATGCTGACAGATGTCTTACCCTTGATGTCTTAACCCTTTGGGTCCTGAAGTATTTTTTTGAATGATTGTTTGCGACTGGCCTTGGGGGAATCGCCGGAAAGTAATATTGTTCTTTTTTCTTTCCTACTTTCTATTAAGCCATGAAATCTTTGATCTTTCCATGATCGAGATCACAGATTTAATAACTCTTTAAACTTCTCCCTAAATTAAGTGTAATTACGGAGGAATTTAAGTGATATAATTTCTTTTTAAAAAAAAAATCTAAGGAAAATTTTATCTGTTGAATCTGTTCGTGAAGCGTTGGCGAAGCAGAATCTCCTCCCCTAACTTAAAGCGGCATTTGATTTCTAACCCTCGCAGGAGGTATAGGTACGTCCCCGGAATGTGAATCCTGATCTTTCTCTGTATTGGGAAGTGGGCAGAATTTTGAGCCTTGAGCCATTCCCTGCCCCAATTTCCCTAAACCGTCCCTGAGGATATGGGAGAAAATACGGAGAGAGATCGCCCACTAACCGGTGAATCCTCCTCGAAAAATTCCCCCACTTCCCTCTTTACTTTAAAGATGTTCTAGGTCGATGGTGCGGCTGTCTCGGTTTCACTCTTTGGCGATCGCCGTTCCTCCGCCGTTGCCATCACCTCATCCATTTTCTCCAGAATCTCCCCTGGATAATTCTCTAACACCTTCGTCGTCAGAGAAATCCGTCCTTTCCACTCGTCCAACTCCGCAATCACCACTTTAATCGGTTGTCCCACTTGAAACACCGTCTGGAGAGACGCCACATACTTTTGACTGATCTGATTAATATGGAGCAACCCCGTCACCCCATTGAGGTCTACAAAGACCCCAAATGGCTTGAGTCCGACTACTTCTCCTTCAACCAGTTGACCCACTACGAGTTGGCCCATGCGCTTGGCGCGAGCTTGTAGGCGTTGAGATAGCACCAACTTATTGCGATCGCGATCGGCCTCCAAAATCGTGGCACTCAGATTCTGTCCAATGAGCTGCTCCAAATTCCCCCGCTCACTGAGGTGCGATCGCGGAATAAAACCGCGCAACCCTTCCACATTAACCGTGACGCCACCCTTATTCACGCCAATCACCCGGACTGGCACCGATTCATTATTCTCTTGCACCTGAGCTAAATGCTCCCAGACTTTCCTCAATTCCATCTGGCGAATCGATACCTTGACTTGACCTTCGTCATTCGGTTCGCTGACGATCAAAAAGTCCCGTTCCTCGTTGAGGGGTACCACTTCCGCCAGATTGCTGACCGGCTTTACAGACGCTTCTGCTAGGGGGAGAAAAGCCGCCGCTTTTCCCCCAATATCAATATAAGCCCCATCAGAAACATATTCAAACGCTTGACCTCGGACCTTCTGACCTTTACGAAAGTCATAATCTTGTTGTTCGAGGGCTTTCGCAAAATCCTCAGCAGAAAAAGACGGTTGGGCCTTTTGAGAACGGGATGAGTTAGAATTCATCGTGATTAAAACAAAAAACAAAATTAAGATAAAGTTGAAATCGCTGGCACCGCCTCGCCGATCGCCGTGCCAACTAGATCGATTGAATCGGCGTATTCCTAGAAAAACTGGGCCTTGGGTTGCACCCCTCAAAATTGGCGTTAAAGCGATCGCCTCCCAACGGATTGTCAGCTGGCTTTAACACCTGATCCTTCAGAGCACACTCTCATTGTCCTCCCTTGACTCAATTCTGACGAACAATCTTGCAGTTTAGCAACTTTGACTGCCTCCGCCAAAAATTCCCCGACCCATCAAGGGCATCGGTACAGTATAGGGAAGACCAACCCGGTTTCTTGACAAAATCCGTGAGAATCTCCCACAAAGAAATCTCCTGAAACCCGATGTCTGGACCCCTAGGGGTCCAAAACTATACCACTGCTCTAGCCATTGCCCCTTCCTAACAAAACACCGGCAGAACCCTTCCGGGATGGATCTAGCCCTTGTTCCCCAAGCGGACCCTCTGAGTCCCGGACTGTTGAACAGAGTCCACCGCCTAAAAAGCCCGGGAAAACCCCATTAACCATAGGAGACAAAATTAGCGGGACTGAGGGTATTGGAACTCACCCCCGTCAACACCGCTAACACTTCGCCAGTTGTGATCACACGCAGTAAGGCATCGGCACCGGAAGCTTCCACAGAGATTCCCTCAAAGGACAAAGGAGCGGCTAACGCAATAAAATCGTCTGCCACATTAAAATCCGTAATCACATCTGTGCCATCTCCCGGTGCATAGACAAACCTATCCCGACCGGGACCCCCTACCAAGGTATCAGGACCCAAACCCCCGATGAGAATGTCATCCCCAGACCCGCCATTGATCCCATTGGCGGCAGTGTTCCCTAAAATCAAATCATTCACAGGACTTCCCTGGAGGTTTTCAATGGTTGTCCCATAGGCAATGTAGGTCCCATAGCTGCTGGCACTATAAGGGAACTGGGTGGGATCATTAATCGCCAGGTAAGTGGAGGCGTTGAGTGCACTTTGGTTGGTAGTGACCCCCCCTTCGTTCATATCAAAAAAGTAGCTCCCGATCGCCGGTAAGGCAGAAAAATCAAAGGTATCGATTCCCCCTGCATCCCAAATCGTTTGCTTGACCCCGATAAAGTTGTTGCCATCAAACCGATAGAGATCATTCCCGCTATTCCCCGTACTAAAACCATACAGGAACTGGAGCGCCCGGATATCATAAGGCATGGGCGTACTAGCTCCGACCCCAGCAATATTGAAGCTCATCGCCGTGTTGCTATTATTATCCTGGACAAAGGATAACCGGGGACCCTGGGCTGGGAATGTGGGCCGTTCTACGGAGGGAGATCCGGCATAGTTATTAGGCTGCCTTAACCCTAGAGCATGGCCAATTTCATGGACCAATCGTTGATAGCCAAAATTACTGGGGCTCTGAGAAAACGAGAACTGCGGATCGATTTCATAATTTCGACTCAGGACGATATCTCCTCCAGTTTCCAGTCCCGGAGCATTGCTATAGGCGTAAACCGGATCGTTGGCAAATAAGATCCGGATCTGACCGTTATTCGAGGGGCGATCGGGAACCTCAACTAAGCTAAACGGCAGGACTTTATCATACTCCTGCATAATTTTGCGTACATTATTTTTAATCCCTTCGTTGACTTCTCCCACGCCGCTTTCAGGACCGGGATAACTCAGGGCACTGGCGGTTTCTACGAAACTGTAACTGAGGACCCCGCCCACGGGAACGTTCCACTTCACAAAGTTTTCCTCAAGTAAGGTCACTGAGGAAACAGGAGGGGGTGCATCGGTCGCGGGAGGTGTTGCTGGGGGAGGGGATTGGGGAATCAGCAAGGAATTAATGGCGATCGGGTCAAAATACTCAGACGAGCGCCGTCCCTGTGCCAGTCCTTCCTGGAGATATTGCTCCACCAGTTGAGGTAGGGTTAACCCTCTAGCCTGTAGATCCAGGTTATTCTCTAAATAGAATGACGGATTGAAGTTTAAAGAAGGGCGACGTCCTTCTTGAATTCCGTTGAGTTGATAGTGAATGAGTAATTGTTCGCTAGTGGTTAATCCTGCCGCTGCGAGGTCTGGATTGTCTTCTCGGTAAAAATTGGGATCGAAAATCAACGAAGACCGGCGATTTTCCTTAATCCCGTAGAGAGCAAAATGAGCGATCGCCTTTTGGCGATTATTGGGACCAAAGGCTTCGGCTAAGGTGGGATTTTGATTCAGATATAAAATCGGGTCGAAAAATGGGGAAAAACTGACATTCCGAAGCTCTTCGACGGGAACCCCAAGACCCTCCACATCTAAATCGGTCTCGATATCAAGCTGAGTCTCCAGAAATAGATTGAACAGGTTTTGATTCAGGGAAGGGGGTTGAGGACGATCCGGATCCAGAAGAATGAATGGAGAAACGGGTTGTTCAACAACGGGAGTGAGCTGGGTAATAATCTCAGGATCGAGCTGTTCGAGATTTTCTCGATAAAAATCCAGATCAAAAATCGGAGAAAATGGCCGTCCTTGGTCGATGCCTGCATTGATAAAGTGATCGAACAGTTCGCGATTATTTAACCCAGCTAGGTCGGGATTGGTCAATCGATAAAAGTTTTGATCAAAGGGGACGATAATGCGACGTCCCTCTGCCACCCCTCGTTCTGTAAAGTGAGTTTGCAATTGCTCGGGATTGAGTCCGATCAAGTCGGGATTGGCAAGCCGATAGAGTTCCGCATTAAAATACTCGGTTTCAGGGGGTGCAAGCGCCAGACCCGGTAAAACACCTTGAACCATGATTTTTTCCTCTTGATTACAGTTTCATTAAAGTTGGCGGATGTACGACCTGCCCCATTGGATACTGATCATGCCAATCTTGCCAAAAATTTCACGCTTTGCGATCGCCTGTGGTGAGCCAAACCGATCGCCCAGTCGCCATTTCCCTTGTTTCTTATGCCAGCTTATGAAACAAGGGATACCTTCCCAACCCTTCACAGGGATTGGAGGGTTTCATCGAACAGTTGCTGGATCTGAGTCCAAGCATCAACCGCTGCTTCGGGATTGTAGCTCGATCGCCGATCGCATAAAAACCCGTGGGTTGCCCCGGGGTATCGAATCACCCGGTGACGAATGCCATGTTTTTGGAGTTCCGCTTCGATTTGGTTGACTTGTTCGTTGGGGATTAACGGGTCCTCTGTTCCAAACAGCAGGGCGATCGTCCCGCTAATTTCTGGGGTGACACTCAAGCTGGGTTCCCCGCCTCCGGGGGTCCAGTTGACAATCCCCGCCCCATAACAGGAGGCAGTCGCCTTAATTTCTGGAAGGGTCGCCGCCAGATAGGCCACATGGCCCCCGAAGCAAAACCCAATACAGCCCATTGCGGTTGTTTTGACTGAAGGGAGGGTTTTCAGATAATCCAAACTTGCTTGGGTATCGCTTTTGAGTTCTGAAACCTTGGTTTGCTCTTTATAGTGCCGTCCAAGGGTCATGTCTTCTTCGGAGTAGCCCACCTCAAAGTTGGGTGCCGTGCGTTGGTATAGTGCCGGGGCGATCGCCACATATCCCATTTTGGCGATTTTCTCGGTCACCGCTCGGATATGTTCGTTGACCCCAAAAATTTCCTGAAACACGATAATTCCGGGAAATGGACCAATTCCAACGGGTTGCGCCAGATACGCAGAAATCAGTAAATCTGCATTCGGCACTTTGACATGAGCGCTTTTTATCTCTAAATCTGCCATCTTCTTTTTGACGGGTTTGGGTTACAACCTGGTTTTTCCATTAACTCCTATCTTGCACTTAAATGAGTTGATTTCCATCCCTGAGTACCCCTTTTACTCTTCCTACTTTATCGAGTAGCTAGGGTGCCTCCTTTGCTCCTGGACCCAAGGGATCTCTTTGGACCGCACCCGGTCACAAGTTATCACAACTCATGATTCTATCGCTCTTTTCTCCCAAATGGGTCAAGGATAACAGTTACTTTTCTTTAAAAAACCTTCAATGAGATTCCCCACCTAAAATGCTAGACTTAAATAGAACTCAGTGGCTTAGAACAACGATTGATCTGCCGAATTTGAACCCTAAAATTCCAGCCTGCTTTCCAGTTAATCTACTCAAACCCGAGGCAACTTAAGCGTGGAACAACCGACCCTAGGCTTAAGTCGAATCCTACTTCACCAGCACGATTTTACAAGCCCGGTCATAACAAGTATCCCCTGAAGGGGTGAGTGGTATGCTTGGCGATCCCCCACTCGACAAACAGGCTTCTTACTAGATACAAAAGAAGAGAGAGAACGCACAGCCGTCGTTGAAACGGTACGACGTCTCCCAAACCACCGTCAGCAGCAGAATATCTCTAACCGTTTAATCCGAGTGCCTTGGAGTCCCTAGAATGCTTCAGTTTCATATCAAGACCGAAAGCGAAATCCCTGCATCGACTCAGTTATTTAATCAAATCCGCTTCGCGATCGCCTCTCGACAAATTCCCCCCGGGGAAAAGCTGCCGAGTACCCGCGCTTTAGCGATTCAAACGGGTCTGCACCGCAATACCATCTCTAAAGTTTACCGACAACTCGAAGAACTCGGACTGGTAGACTCTCAAGCGGGTTCGGGCATTTACGTGCGCGACGAGAACCAAGAACGAGTCGTTCGCATGACTTCTCCCCTGTTTCAAAAATATCCCGATGCCTATAAAACGGTAAAACGCAGTTTAGATGAATTGCTGCAACAGGGATGTTCTCTCAATCAAGCGCGGGAACTATTTTTAACAGAAATTGACTGGCGCTTGCGATGCAGTGCCAGGGTGTTAGTCACGGCACCGACTCATGATATCGGTGCAGGGCAATTAATGGCCTTTGAAATCGAACAAGAACTCAAAATTCCCGTGCAGTTGGTTCCCTTGGAAGACCTCTCCAAAGCACTGGAACAGACTCCTACCGGAACTGTAGTCACGAGTCGCTATTTTTTCAATAAAGCAGAAGAAGTCGCGGGACCGAAAGCCGTTCGAGTAATTCCCATCGATACTTATGACTATATGGAAGAGATGGAATTAGTCAAAACGTTACCTAAAAATAGTTATTTTGGGATCGTTTGTTTGAGTTTAGGAATTATGCGGGTTGCGGAAGTGATTATCCACAGTTTGCGGGGAGAAGATGTCCTCGTGATGACGAGTCAACCGGATGACGCCTATAAGGTGAATGCGGTGGTCCGGACTGCTCATACCATTATCTGCGATCAGCCCAGTTACAACAAGGTCCGAGGGGCCATCCATGCGGCGCGAGAGGAAATGATTCGCGCCCCTCGGGTGTTTAAGACGGAGAACTATATTGGAGTGGACTCCCTGAATATGCTCAAACGGGAATTGGGGTTTGAGTAAGGATAGAGTTAGCGATCGCCCTCTTCGGAGATATCCGGCGATCGCATCGCTTCGCGTCCCAACATCATCAATCCCGCCACCCCCAATCCCACAAACCCCACATATTCAGACCAATATCTGAGCATCTGCTGCTTCACCGTCAGTCCCGGATGCATGGCAGTGATATAAAGCAACAGCGACATCAGCAACAACGCCGAAACCCCGATAAACAGTAACCCTATTTGAATTCGCGCCGGTTTCAGGTCCTCGTCTCCCACATCTTGCAGTTCCTGCTTGATTTGCTCAATCAGGGATATCTGTACCTCAGCAACATCCGCCTGGGAACTGGGTGCAGAGATATCCGTAAGGGCGATCGGCAAATTAGCATCATCGGGGAGTTCTAAATCGAGGGAACCCTCCCTCACCGGCCTTAATTCTAACGGGGGTAACGCTTCGGGTTCTTGAAATTCCAGCGTTTCAGGGGGCGTTTGAGGAATCTGTTCT
This genomic window contains:
- a CDS encoding S1 RNA-binding domain-containing protein, which translates into the protein MNSNSSRSQKAQPSFSAEDFAKALEQQDYDFRKGQKVRGQAFEYVSDGAYIDIGGKAAAFLPLAEASVKPVSNLAEVVPLNEERDFLIVSEPNDEGQVKVSIRQMELRKVWEHLAQVQENNESVPVRVIGVNKGGVTVNVEGLRGFIPRSHLSERGNLEQLIGQNLSATILEADRDRNKLVLSQRLQARAKRMGQLVVGQLVEGEVVGLKPFGVFVDLNGVTGLLHINQISQKYVASLQTVFQVGQPIKVVIAELDEWKGRISLTTKVLENYPGEILEKMDEVMATAEERRSPKSETETAAPST
- a CDS encoding PEP-CTERM sorting domain-containing protein translates to MNFQRHILSVAAATTFFSLASVAPADALTFGNSGILFDTDTTIDFNFAQSHGWWFGDFGVKDLSTGLETLLISETLNANIGSGLENDSKGTAGSGLAVVNPFASFTFKAGKEYSLVLNSYKATQSRTRGDLANTVYSTSALNNPLNDPNWNKPVTIGDNNYDPLLNGRTVKASDRVLFEGDLFSGLQLFFEDNGLAGDHDYDDFIVSARVAQVSVPEPATLLGLGLVAGAMAFSRRRKETQAS
- a CDS encoding GntR family transcriptional regulator, whose amino-acid sequence is MLQFHIKTESEIPASTQLFNQIRFAIASRQIPPGEKLPSTRALAIQTGLHRNTISKVYRQLEELGLVDSQAGSGIYVRDENQERVVRMTSPLFQKYPDAYKTVKRSLDELLQQGCSLNQARELFLTEIDWRLRCSARVLVTAPTHDIGAGQLMAFEIEQELKIPVQLVPLEDLSKALEQTPTGTVVTSRYFFNKAEEVAGPKAVRVIPIDTYDYMEEMELVKTLPKNSYFGIVCLSLGIMRVAEVIIHSLRGEDVLVMTSQPDDAYKVNAVVRTAHTIICDQPSYNKVRGAIHAAREEMIRAPRVFKTENYIGVDSLNMLKRELGFE
- a CDS encoding dienelactone hydrolase family protein, whose protein sequence is MADLEIKSAHVKVPNADLLISAYLAQPVGIGPFPGIIVFQEIFGVNEHIRAVTEKIAKMGYVAIAPALYQRTAPNFEVGYSEEDMTLGRHYKEQTKVSELKSDTQASLDYLKTLPSVKTTAMGCIGFCFGGHVAYLAATLPEIKATASCYGAGIVNWTPGGGEPSLSVTPEISGTIALLFGTEDPLIPNEQVNQIEAELQKHGIRHRVIRYPGATHGFLCDRRSSYNPEAAVDAWTQIQQLFDETLQSL